In Drosophila yakuba strain Tai18E2 chromosome 2R, Prin_Dyak_Tai18E2_2.1, whole genome shotgun sequence, a single genomic region encodes these proteins:
- the LOC6529548 gene encoding uncharacterized protein LOC6529548, giving the protein MPNFNGAIIVHTLQLLKSPATLREILVTIAKNTELTQDELKTPVKQTLEMGHRLGFLQKLDGRYFLVHMTFDALMSEMDALDKEESSKKSKTPKKIKKYIPKTPLTSVTEKKICKKPSQVKTSEQLEKPKPTEKGRLQDIPNSSTALKQTSSKITKRTVFK; this is encoded by the exons ATGCCCAACTTTAATGGGGCTATTATAGTGCACACGCTTCAGTTGCTGAAATCACCGGCGACACTGCGAGAAATATTGGTGACCATAGCCAAAAACACGGAATTGACGCAAGATGAGCTAAAAACGCCTGTAAAACAAACCCTAGAAATGGGCCATCGCTTGGGATTCCTGCAGAAACTGGATG GTCGCTACTTCCTGGTCCATATGACCTTCGATGCACTGATGTCTGAGATGGACGCCCTTGACAAAGAAGAATCTTCCAAGAAGTCGAAGACACCCAAAAagataaagaaatatataccCAAGACTCCTTTAACGTCGGTGactgaaaagaaaatttgtAAGAAGCCCAGTCAAGTCAAGACTTCGGAACAGCtggaaaaaccaaaaccaactGAAAAAGGCCGACTGCAGGACATTCCTAATTCATCCACGGCCTTAAAACAAACGTCCTCCAAGATAACTAAACGAACTGTTTTTAAGTAG
- the LOC6529549 gene encoding uncharacterized protein LOC6529549 translates to MNKQTKEWSRARLCKPKDNLTTEAGKRERFVPSCELECSPVSMSHLIGWEYARIWLRDRDIFVQQRERAVKAKYIKNDFEWWLRLRKTSKKFCKVGA, encoded by the exons ATGAATAAGCAGACCAAAGAATGGTCGCGAGCTCGCCTATGTAAGCCTAAGGATAATCTCACCACCGAGGCGGGAAAACGAGAACGCTTTGTGCCGTCATGTGAACTAGAG TGCAGTCCGGTATCGATGTCGCATTTGATTGGCTGGGAATACGCTCGAATTTGGCTGCGCGATCGCGACATATTTGTGCAGCAACGCGAACGGGCTGTCAAAGCCAAATATATCAAGAATGACTTCGAGTGGTGGTTAAGGCTGCGAAAAACATCCAAAAAGTTCTGCAAAGTCGGGGCATAG